CCATAGCAATAGAGGTCAAATATTCCTTGAGCCCAAAGGCGGAAAAGGGATTTTGGATGGCATGTGAAGATCTCTCATGCAAAAAGGGGTTTATTGTTTATCCGGGTAAAGAATCTTATCCCATAGCACGAAATATCACGGTATTGCCTGTTAAAGAAATTTCAAAGATTGCAAAGGAATTTTGAGGGAGGCTAAAAGAAATTCTATGACAAAAGCGAATATAAGAAAAAATATTATAAACAAGGCAAAGCGGAAAAATAAAGGGGACAAATTTATTTTTTTCTTAAAATAAATCTGTCCCCTTTTTAGTCTAACGGAATAGGACAATGCATGTGCTACAGATGTGGACAGTTTATGTGTTACTGACAGGGACAGACGCAGGTCTTGTCATTTTGGACAGGTATGAGATAATAAAGACCACTTTATTTTTATCTTTTAAAGCATGCAACCCAATGCCCTTTTTTGATTTCCTTTAATTCAGGTTCTTCTGCATTACACTCTTTGTCAACATTCGGACATCTATCTTTATAAATACAGCCTGAAGGGATTTGTAAGAGATTCGGCACCATACCCTTGATTGTTTTAAGAGATTTTCGTTTCCCCTCAACTTTTTCTGCACAAGGGAGGGACTCAATAAGTCCAATGGTATAAGGGTGCATTGGCTCCTGAAAAATAGATTTTGTATCAGTGTATTCAACAACCCTTCCTGCATACATTACTAAAACATCATCTGCTGTCTCTGCAACAATCCCAAGGTCATGGGTTATAAGCATTACAGCCATACCAAGTTTTTGCTGGAGTTCCCTTATAAGTTCAAGGATTTGCGCCTGAATTGTAACATCAAGGGCAGTTGTAGGCTCATCTGCAATTAAAAGATTGGGGTTGCATGAAAGCGCCATAGCAATCATAACCCTCTGTCTCATACCCCCGCTTAACTGATGTGGATAATCCTTTGTCCGCCTTTCAGGAGATGGAATGCCAACTAATTTAAGCATCTCTATCACCTTTAGTTCTACTTCCTTCTTGCCCAAATCCTGATGGAGTTTTATTGCCTCTTTTATCTGACTGCCTATTGTAAACACGGGGTTTAAGGAAGTCATGGACTCCTGAAATATCATTGAAATCTCATTACCCCTTACATGATGCATCTCCTCTTCAGAAAGTTTGAGGAGGTCTTTGTTATTCTTGTTCCCGAATGTTTCTATCGGGGAATAGATAATCTCACCGCTAATAATCTTTCCGGGGTGAGGGACAAGTCTCATTATTGAAAGGGCAGTAACACTCTTGCCGCAGCCTGACTCACCGACAATCCCAATCGTTTTGCCTTTCCCAAGGGTAAAACTAATACCCCTTACTGCCTTAAGTTCACCTGCATCAAGAAAAAACGATGTATGTAAATCCTTAACCTCTAACATCTGTTTGTATCCTTTCTGCCAATTGCCTGAAAGAAGGATGCATTGGCCCTGCCACAATATTCTGTTTTAAATCTTCCGTAACATACAGCCCAACCCTGACAACAGGTATTCTATATTTTTCAAAGACGGTCATTATCTTACTGCAAATTATTATCATATCTTTTAACTGCCATGGCTTATATAAGCCTTTAAGATATAGCCTTTCAAGGGGAGTATCCTTTATTACTAGAGCGGGATATATCCTTATAAAGTCAGGCACCATATCTGCAACTTTATAGGCAGTATAAAGTATTGTTTCATCTGTATCACCAGGAAGTCCGGGCATTATCTGGACGCCAATTTTAAATCCATTTCCCCTTAATAGTCTTACCGCAGTTCTTGTATCCTCTGATGCATGACCCCTGCCTGATTTTTTCAGCACAGCATTATCCATTGACTGGACACCTAGTTCAACAGTGGTTACACCATACCTTTTCAGCAAATCCAGTTTCTTGTCGTCCACAGCATCAGGTCTTGTTGATACCCTTAATTCATCTACAAGACCGTTCTGTATAAAACGATAGGCAGTTAAAAGAAGTTTTTCCTGAATATCTGCATCCATAGCAGTAAATGTCCCGCCGTAAAATGCTATCTCTTTTACTGCCTGCCCTTTCCATGTGCGGAGATATTGGGTAATTGTCTCTTCCATCTCTGCAGGTGATGGAGGGGAAGATGTTCCTGTAATCTTTTTCTGATTACAGAATACGCACTGATGCGGACACCCTGAGTGGGGAATAAAAAAAGGGATAATAAAATGTTTTTTTCTGCCCATAAAAAACTTAATCTTGATACTTGAGTTTTATCAAAGCCTCTCTGGCTGCCTGCTGTTCAGCCTCTTTTTTACTTTTCCCCCTCCCTGTCCCCATCATCTCACCACTTATTACGACATTAACAATAAATGTCTTGTCATGCTCAGGACCAACCTTATCTATCAGCCGATATTGCGGAACGGTCTTAAATCTCCCCTGCACATACTCCTGAAGGTCGGTTTTATAATCCAAAGATATAATGTTATTGGAAAATTTGCTTAAAAGGGTGTCAAAATATCCTTTAACAGTATCAAAGGTTTTATCAAACCCCTTGTCTAAATACATAGCGCCTATTATTGCTTCAAATGCATCAGCAAGCATGGATGGTTTTTCCCTTCCACCTGTTAATTCTTCTCCCTTGCCCAAGAAAATGTATTGACCTACAGAAAGCCCCATTGCTGCATGTGAGAGGGTAGGCTCACTAACAATCCTTGCCCTTAATTTGCTTAACCCCCCTTCATCCATCTCCGGATACCTTGTTGTAAGTAAATGGGTTATAACAGCAGAAAGTATAGAATCACCCAAAAACTCCATCCGTTCATTACTTTCTTTCAATCCCTCCTCCATCTTTTCATTGAGATAGGAAGTATGAATGAGTGCCTTTTTTAATAACCCAATATCCTTAAATTCATAACCTAGTTTTTTTTCAAACTCCTTAAGTTCAGCATCGCACGTCGTATACACCAAAAACCTCCTTCCCTTTGCTCTCTTTTAATAAGACATTCACCTCTTTGTTGATGATGCCAGTTCCGTATTTAAAAACCACAGGGATATAGTTTCTTGATTTACCTTTCACCATCTCGCTGTCTTTACCAACTATTGACTCAACTAGTACACACGCACCCTTCCCAATCTGGGTTTTATAAAAATTCTGCCTCTTTTCTTGGCCAAGATTCTTTAATAATATGCATCTTTCTTCTTTGAGCCTAAAGTCTACCTCATCTTTAAAATCATGAGCAGGTGTGCCTTTTCTCTTTGAGAATGGGAATATATGGAAATATGTTAATGGTAAATCTTCCAGCGATTTGTATGTATTCATAAACTGCCTATCTGTTTCACCGGGAAATCCTGCAATAATATCAATGCCTATTGAGATGTCATCAATAGCATCATGTATCTTTTTTACCTTTTCAAAAAATAAATCTTTAGAATAATGATGCCTGTTCATTCTTTGCAAGATACTATCATCACAACTCTGCACAGCCAGATGCAGATGATTACATATACCATTTGACAATGCCATTATCTCAATAAGTTCATCAGTTACCTCATCAGGGTCAAGGGAAGATATACGGAATCTACAAGGGTAATTTCTTTTATCTATCTCCTTAATCAGTTTAGCAAGGCTTCCTTCTCTATCAGCCGTTCCATATGAGCCAAGGTGTATGCCTGTTAATACTATCTCTTTATAGTTATTTTGAATCAAGAGTTCAATCTCTCTTATCATATCATCAAACGATAAACTTCTGCTTTTGCCCCTTGCATATGGGATTATGCAGTAAGAACACCTTCGGTTGCAGCCATCCTGAATCTTTAGAAATGCCCGTGTTCTATCGGAAGAACCTTTTGCAATTAGATTAGGCTTAAGATTTAAGGCTGAAGACTCCAGGCTATTTACAATAATCTGCGGAACCTCTTGTTTGCCTCTGTAGATTAGATTTAGTATTGTATCTTTGTCCACATTACCTAATATATAGTCAATGCCGCCTATCCTTTTCACATCATCAGGAGATACTTGGGCATAACACCCTGTAACAATAACCACTGCATCAGGATTGGACTTCTTTGCCTTTCTTATAAGATAACGTGATTTGTAATCAGCAATATTAGTAACAGTGCAGGTATTGATGATATAGGCATCCGCAGGCTCTGAAAAAGGGACAACCCTATAATTATCCATTAACATGCCTTCTATTGCAAATGAATCATACTGATTTGCCTTGCACCCAAGTGTTGTAATTGCAACCTTCACCTGAAAATACCTCTTAGGTTTATATTAGCATATTT
The genomic region above belongs to Deltaproteobacteria bacterium and contains:
- a CDS encoding ABC transporter ATP-binding protein: MLEVKDLHTSFFLDAGELKAVRGISFTLGKGKTIGIVGESGCGKSVTALSIMRLVPHPGKIISGEIIYSPIETFGNKNNKDLLKLSEEEMHHVRGNEISMIFQESMTSLNPVFTIGSQIKEAIKLHQDLGKKEVELKVIEMLKLVGIPSPERRTKDYPHQLSGGMRQRVMIAMALSCNPNLLIADEPTTALDVTIQAQILELIRELQQKLGMAVMLITHDLGIVAETADDVLVMYAGRVVEYTDTKSIFQEPMHPYTIGLIESLPCAEKVEGKRKSLKTIKGMVPNLLQIPSGCIYKDRCPNVDKECNAEEPELKEIKKGHWVACFKR
- the mtaB gene encoding tRNA (N(6)-L-threonylcarbamoyladenosine(37)-C(2))-methylthiotransferase MtaB — its product is MKVAITTLGCKANQYDSFAIEGMLMDNYRVVPFSEPADAYIINTCTVTNIADYKSRYLIRKAKKSNPDAVVIVTGCYAQVSPDDVKRIGGIDYILGNVDKDTILNLIYRGKQEVPQIIVNSLESSALNLKPNLIAKGSSDRTRAFLKIQDGCNRRCSYCIIPYARGKSRSLSFDDMIREIELLIQNNYKEIVLTGIHLGSYGTADREGSLAKLIKEIDKRNYPCRFRISSLDPDEVTDELIEIMALSNGICNHLHLAVQSCDDSILQRMNRHHYSKDLFFEKVKKIHDAIDDISIGIDIIAGFPGETDRQFMNTYKSLEDLPLTYFHIFPFSKRKGTPAHDFKDEVDFRLKEERCILLKNLGQEKRQNFYKTQIGKGACVLVESIVGKDSEMVKGKSRNYIPVVFKYGTGIINKEVNVLLKESKGKEVFGVYDVRC
- the rnc gene encoding ribonuclease III, with amino-acid sequence MYTTCDAELKEFEKKLGYEFKDIGLLKKALIHTSYLNEKMEEGLKESNERMEFLGDSILSAVITHLLTTRYPEMDEGGLSKLRARIVSEPTLSHAAMGLSVGQYIFLGKGEELTGGREKPSMLADAFEAIIGAMYLDKGFDKTFDTVKGYFDTLLSKFSNNIISLDYKTDLQEYVQGRFKTVPQYRLIDKVGPEHDKTFIVNVVISGEMMGTGRGKSKKEAEQQAAREALIKLKYQD
- a CDS encoding radical SAM protein, which produces MGRKKHFIIPFFIPHSGCPHQCVFCNQKKITGTSSPPSPAEMEETITQYLRTWKGQAVKEIAFYGGTFTAMDADIQEKLLLTAYRFIQNGLVDELRVSTRPDAVDDKKLDLLKRYGVTTVELGVQSMDNAVLKKSGRGHASEDTRTAVRLLRGNGFKIGVQIMPGLPGDTDETILYTAYKVADMVPDFIRIYPALVIKDTPLERLYLKGLYKPWQLKDMIIICSKIMTVFEKYRIPVVRVGLYVTEDLKQNIVAGPMHPSFRQLAERIQTDVRG
- a CDS encoding DUF4143 domain-containing protein, whose amino-acid sequence is LHALLMVKTFDDLQSHPVVGSSWEGFVIEQIAGILPENTLLYFYRTGAGAEIDLLVFDRKNLPIAIEVKYSLSPKAEKGFWMACEDLSCKKGFIVYPGKESYPIARNITVLPVKEISKIAKEF